From the Prunus dulcis chromosome 4, ALMONDv2, whole genome shotgun sequence genome, one window contains:
- the LOC117625766 gene encoding receptor-like protein 2 yields MAYCFLLLLFFSSIISTHTHACNQTDRSSLLSFTLTLSSLPLNWTSDNCCHWKGITCDQDGRVTQLLLPYKGLKGGMFPSSLANLTHLTHLNLSHNSLYGSLETQFFVSLNRLRILDLSYNLLSGELPLSLPSNNIRKLDLSSNHFYGAIPSSFFHQASNLISFNVSNNTFTGYVPSSICLHASPFLRVLDFSSNEFSGNLAPGLGYCSELKVFQAGHNNLSGLLPEDIYNATKLEEIALPLNSLYGAISDKIVNLTNLAILDLYFNQLSGALPVNLGRLSKLKFVILDFNNLEGSLPISLMNCTNLLELRLGSNNLEGDISMLDFSRLSQLTKLDLRVNNFTGTIPVSLYSCRSLKAIGLSGNHLEGEIQTEILSLKSLSFLSLGYNRFTNVTGAMKILMSCKSLHTLSLAGTFEGEGMPSDDDMVDFNGFKNLRLLSLADSDFTGQIPLWLSKLKNLEILALYNNQITGPIPSWLGTLPRLFSLNLASNRISGEIPKQLCRLPRLVYEPTASQVDNYEFELPIFGGSGTANPRFEPHKLFLFFPAIDLSNNNISGDIPTEVGQLQLLRKLNLDSNNFSGVIPDQISNLKNLELLNLSKNHLSGTIPLSLVSLTFLKQFNVSYNNLQGPIPTGTQLQSFNASAFEGNPKLCGAPLANKCSRPNKGIDEDNKKNNKDMNNGLHQIPWFYISSVVLGFIVGFWGVCGSLIINKTWRYAYFRFIYNIQDRLYVMITVRINMMKRKP; encoded by the coding sequence ATGGCATATTgcttccttctcctcctctttttctcttccattATTTCCACACATACTCATGCATGCAACCAAACTGATCGCAGCTCTCTCCTGTCCTTTACCTTAACTTTATCTTCTCTTCCTTTAAATTGGACCTCTGATAATTGTTGTCATTGGAAGGGCATCACTTGTGATCAAGATGGTAGGGTCACCCAATTGCTCTTACCCTACAAAGGGCTCAAAGGAGGTATGTTTCCTTCATCACTTGCAAATCTCACACATCTCACTCACTTGAATCTCTCCCACAATTCACTTTATGGTTCCCTGGAAACTCAATTCTTTGTTTCCTTGAATCGTCTTCGGATCCTTGATTTGAGTTATAACCTTCTTTCTGGAGAGCTACCACTTTCTCTACCATCCAACAATATCCGGAAACTGGATTTGTCTAGCAATCACTTCTATGGTGCTATTCCATCTTCATTCTTCCACCAAGCTAGCAACTTGATTAGTTTCAATGTCAGCAACAATACCTTCACAGGGTATGTCCCATCCTCAATTTGTCTCCATGCTTCTCCCTTCCTTAGGGTATTGGATTTTTCTTCCAATGAATTTAGTGGCAACCTTGCTCCTGGACTAGGGTACTGTTCCGAATTGAAGGTTTTTCAGGCTGGTCATAACAATCTCTCAGGATTACTTCCAGAAGATATCTATAATGCTACtaaacttgaagaaattgcATTACCTCTAAATTCACTATATGGAGCCATTAGTGATAAAATTgtcaacctcaccaaccttGCAATCCTTGACCTCTACTTTAATCAATTGAGCGGTGCGCTTCCTGTCAATTTGGGGAGGCTCTCGAAGTTGAAGTTTGTGATCCTTGATTTCAACAATTTAGAAGGTTCTTTGCCCATCTCTTTGATGAATTGCACAAACCTTTTAGAACTACGTTTGGGATCCAACAACTTGGAAGGAGATATCTCCATGCTTGATTTCTCCAGACTTAGTCAACTTACTAAACTTGACCTAAGGGTTAATAACTTCACTGGTACGATTCCAGTAAGTCTTTACTCGTGTAGGTCACTAAAAGCTATTGGATTGAGTGGAAATCATCTAGAGGGAGAAATACAAACTGAGATTCTTTCATTGAAATCCTTGTCCTTCCTCTCGCTTGGTTACAACCGATTCACCAATGTCACAGGGGCAATGAAGATATTGATGAGTTGCAAAAGTCTTCACACACTCTCGCTTGCTGGTACCTTTGAAGGTGAGGGAATGCCATCTGATGATGACATGGTTGATTTTAACGGATTCAAAAATCTTCGGTTATTGAGTTTGGCTGATTCTGACTTCACTGGTCAAATACCTTTATGGTTATCAAAGCTCAAGAATCTAGAGATCTTAGCTCTATATAACAATCAAATCACAGGACCAATTCCAAGTTGGTTGGGGACTCTTCCAAGACTTTTTTCTCTAAACTTGGCGAGTAACCGAATATCAGGTGAAATTCCAAAGCAACTTTGTAGACTACCAAGGTTGGTTTATGAACCTACTGCATCTCAAGTGGAcaattatgaatttgaattgcCTATCTTTGGCGGCAGTGGAACCGCAAATCCACGTTTTGAACCacacaaattatttttgttttttccagCGATTGACTTATCTAACAATAACATTAGTGGTGATATACCTACTGAGGTCGGCCAATTGCAGCTTCTCCGCAAGTTGAATCTTGACTCCAACAACTTTTCCGGTGTCATTCCAGACCAAATATCTAACCTAAAAAATTTAGAGCTTTTGAACCTCTCCAAGAACCACTTGTCTGGAACAATCCCATTGTCATTGGTGAGCCTCACTTTCTTGAAACAATTTAATGTCTCGTACAATAATCTCCAGGGACCAATACCAACAGGCACTCAGCTCCAAAGCTTCAACGCTTCTGCCTTTGAGGGGAATCCAAAACTTTGTGGTGCCCCACTTGCCAATAAGTGCAGTCGACCAAATAAAGGCATTGACGAAGataacaagaagaacaacaaAGACATGAACAATGGGCTTCATCAAATTCCGTGGTTTTATATTTCTTCTGTTGTGCTAGGGTTTATAGTGGGATTTTGGGGAGTATGTGgttctttaattattaacaAGACATGGAGATATGCATATTTTCGATTCATATACAATATACAAGATAGGCTCTATGTGATGATAACAGTACGCATCAACATGATGAAGAGAAAGCCTTAG
- the LOC117625314 gene encoding receptor-like protein 2: MAQGFLLFLLFSYIISTNILACKHTERSSLLSLASTLSSPLLNWTSMDCCHWKGITCNQDGWVTHLLLPSKGLKGGLSPSKLGNLTHLTHLNLSHNSLYGSLETHFFLSLNRLEILDLSYNRLSGELPLSLPSSNIRTVDLSSNHFFGAIPSSFFQQASNLTSFNVSNNTFTGYAPSSICLHSSPFLRLLDFSSNQFNGNLAPGLGKCSELQVFRAGHNNLSGLFPEDIYNATKLEEISLPLNSLHGEISDKIVNLTNLAILDLYINQLSGKLPLNLGKLSKLKFVTLDFNNLEGALPPSLMNCTNLVELRLGSNNLEGDISILDFSRLNQLAKLDLRVNNFTGTFPVSLYSCRSLKAIRLTGNNLVGQIQAQILSLKSLSFLSLGFNQFTNLTGAMKILMSCKNLHALMLSGSFKGEEMPADDDMVDFDGFQNLRVLCLVESRLTGQLPVWLSELHNLEILLLSGNEITGPIPSWLGTLPRLFYINLSENRFSGEFPKQLCRLPRLVYEPNITSQVDNTSYEYELPFYFGPVVRNPNYYLSSKISSYPATIDLSNNNIVGDIPIEVSQLQLLHGLVLHANNLSGIIPDQISNLKNLEVLNLSMNHLSGIIPSSLASLTFLKEFNVSYNNLQGPIPTSTQLQSFNASAFEGNPKLCGAPLPNKCDRPNKGIDEDNKRNNKGMGNGLHQLPWFYISSIVLGFIVGFWGVCGSLIINKRWRYAYFRFIYNVQDRLYVMITVRINMIKRKPLRLLFFFHATFCKQQ, encoded by the exons ATGGCTCAGggcttccttctcttcctcttattCTCCTACATTATATCTACAAATATTCTTGCATGCAAACACACTGAACGCAGCTCCCTCCTGTCCCTTGCCTCCACTCTATCTTCTCCTCTTTTAAATTGGACATCCATGGATTGCTGTCATTGGAAGGGCATCACTTGTAATCAAGATGGTTGGGTCACCCATTTGCTCTTGCCTTCCAAAGGGCTCAAAGGAGGTCTCTCTCCTTCTAAACTTGGAAATCTCACACATCTCACCCACTTGAACCTTTCCCACAATTCACTATATGGTTCACTTGAAACTCACTTCTTCTTGTCTTTGAATCGACTTGAGATCCTTGATTTGAGCTATAACCGTCTTTCTGGAGAGCTACCACTTTCTCTACCATCCAGCAATATCCGGACAGTTGATTTGTCCAGCAATCACTTCTTTGGTGCAATTCCATCTTCATTCTTCCAACAAGCAAGCAACTTGACTAGTTTCAATGTCAGCAACAATACCTTCACAGGGTATGCCCCATCCTCTATTTGTCTCCATTCTTCTCCCTTCCTTAggctattggatttttcttcCAATCAATTCAATGGCAACCTTGCTCCTGGACTGGGGAAGTGTTCCGAACTGCAGGTTTTTCGTGCAGGTCACAATAACCTCTCAGGATTATTTCCAGAAGATATTTATAATGCTACCAAACTTGAAGAAATTTCATTACCTCTCAATTCACTACATGGAGAAATTAGTGACAAAATTgtcaacctcaccaaccttGCAATCCTTGATCTCTACATTAATCAATTGAGCGGCAAGCTTCCTCTCAATTTAGGGAAGCTTTCCAAGTTGAAGTTTGTGACCCTTGATTTCAACAATTTAGAAGGTGCTTTGCCCCCATCTTTGATGAATTGCACAAACCTTGTAGAACTACGTTTGGGATCGAACAACTTGGAAGGAGATATCTCCATTCTTGATTTCTCCAGACTTAACCAACTTGCAAAACTTGACCTAAGAGTTAACAACTTCACTGGTACGTTTCCCGTAAGCCTTTACTCTTGTAGGTCCCTAAAAGCCATTCGATTGACTGGAAATAATCTAGTGGGACAAATACAAGCTCAGATTCTTTCACTGAAATCCTTGTCCTTCCTTTCGCTTGGTTTCAACCAATTCACCAATCTCACGGGGGCAATGAAGATACTGATGAGTTGCAAAAATCTTCATGCACTCATGCTTAGTGGTTCCTTTAAAGGTGAGGAAATGCCAGCTGATGATGACATGGTTGATTTTGACGGATTTCAAAATCTTCGGGTATTGTGTTTGGTTGAAAGTCGCCTCACTGGTCAACTACCTGTGTGGTTATCAGAGCTCCATAATCTAGAGATTTTGCTTCTAAGTGGTAATGAAATAACAGGGCCAATTCCAAGTTGGTTGGGGACTCTTCCTAGACTGTTTTACATCAACTTGTCAGAAAACCGATTTTCAGGTGAATTTCCAAAGCAACTTTGTAGACTACCAAGGTTGGTATATGAACCTAATATTACATCTCAAGTGGACAACACTAGTTATGAATATGAATTGCCTTTCTATTTTGGCCCAGTCGTCAGAAAcccaaattattatttgtcATCCAAAATTTCTTCCTACCCAGCAACAATAGACTTATCTAACAATAACATTGTTGGTGACATACCTATTGAGGTCAGCCAATTGCAGCTTCTCCATGGGTTGGTTCTTCACGCCAACAACTTATCCGGCATCATTCCAGACCAAATATCTAACCTAAAAAATTTAGAGGTTTTGAACCTCTCCATGAATCACTTGTCTGGAATAATCCCATCATCATTGGCGAGCCTTACTTTCTTGAAAGAATTTAATGTCTCATACAATAATCTCCAAGGACCAATACCAACAAGCACTCAGCTCCAAAGCTTCAACGCTTCTGCCTTTGAGGGGAATCCAAAACTTTGTGGTGCACCACTTCCAAATAAGTGTGATCGACCAAATAAAGGCATTGATGAAGATAACAAGAGGAACAACAAAGGCATGGGCAATGGGCTTCATCAACTTCCGTGGTTTTATATTTCTTCTATTGTGCTAGGGTTCATAGTGGGATTTTGGGGAGTGTGTGgttctttaattattaacaAGAGATGGAGATATGCGTATTTTCGATTCATATACAATGTACAAGATAGGCTCTATGTGATGATAACAGTGCGCATCAACATGATAAAGAGAAAGCCTTTGAGGctattatt TTTCTTTCACGCTACCTTTTGCAAGCAACAATAA
- the LOC117626189 gene encoding BAHD acyltransferase At5g47980-like, translating into MATDLIKVEIIQRQTVKPSSPTPHPLRTLQLSVFDQMIPSEDYPPTLFFYATNNNVTGSGRGAPSTDMADMRMKERDYCQHLIQSFAKTLTHFYPLAGRLSKGHDVIQCTDDGAEFVTARVKCSLSQIFEHPDPEMLTGLVPAIGQPDGDGDGDGDDDATRLPLLAVQFNLFECGGMAIGLKMSHKIVDGTTCGAFISCWAKTALDDGDNDQVPSVIPKFDAASYFPPLDFSNSSQLSSAKLVGISKHKYITKRFVFDASKIATLQSYLASPSSAHAPTRVLAVLALIWKCAMEASSKSSNIALGSRPSSLRLTMDLRRRFEPPLPQNLAGNVVSNLIVIATASLIKGQEESDDETIDLKDLVAKLRKGFEQQKETYSTKQPFDSNKAWQRVQEYRKLRRNVDMDHLSCASWCRFAFYEADFGWGKPAWVSIPSIPLKDAVILIDKRDGKGIEALLTVSEEIMEHFESNPELLKYASVNPRVM; encoded by the coding sequence ATGGCTACAGACTTGATCAAGGTTGAAATCATTCAGAGGCAAACAGTCAAACCATCATCCCCAACTCCTCATCCCTTGAGAACCCTACAGCTCTCTGTTTTCGATCAGATGATTCCTAGTGAAGATTACCCCCCAACGCTTTTCTTCTATGCCACCAACAATAATGTTACTGGTTCAGGACGTGGTGCTCCTTCTACAGACATGGCGGACATGAGGATGAAGGAGAGAGATTATTGTCAGCATCTAATTCAGTCATTTGCCAAAACGCTCACTCACTTCTACCCGTTAGCAGGAAGATTGAGTAAAGGCCATGACGTGATCCAATGCACTGATGATGGAGCTGAGTTCGTGACTGCCCGAGTCAAATGTTCCTTATCGCAGATTTTTGAACACCCAGATCCCGAGATGCTAACAGGGCTCGTCCCAGCAATTGGTCAAcctgatggtgatggtgatggtgatggtgatgatgatgccACGAGGCTCCCGTTGCTTGCTGTGCAATTCAACTTGTTCGAGTGTGGAGGAATGGCAATAGGGTTGAAAATGTCACATAAGATTGTTGATGGCACCACATGTGGCGCCTTCATCAGTTGCTGGGCCAAAACAGCCCTTGATGATGGTGACAATGATCAGGTGCCCTCCGTGATCCCAAAATTTGATGCTGCGTCTTATTTTCCACCACTAGATTTCTCAAACTCATCACAGCTATCATCAGCCAAGCTGGTGGGCATCAGTAAACACAAGTACATAACAAAGAGATTTGTGTTTGATGCCTCAAAAATTGCCACCCTCCAATCATATTTGGCCAGCCCTTCATCAGCTCATGCGCCGACACGTGTCCTTGCAGTTTTAGCACTCATTTGGAAATGTGCAATGGAAGCATCATCCAAATCATCAAACATAGCACTGGGGTCAAGACCGTCTTCATTAAGACTAACTATGGACTTGCGTAGAAGGTTTGAGCCACCCTTGCCACAAAACTTGGCTGGGAACGTTGTTAGTAATTTAATAGTCATCGCTACAGCATCGTTAATAAAAGGTCAAGAAGAGAGTGATGATGAGACGATAGATCTAAAAGACTTGGTTGCCAAACTCAGGAAAGGGTTTGAGCAACAGAAAGAAACTTATTCTACAAAACAACCATTTGATTCTAATAAGGCATGGCAAAGAGTTCAAGAATATAGAAAGTTGAGAAGGAATGTTGACATGGACCATTTAAGCTGTGCAAGTTGGTGCAGGTTTGCTTTTTATGAAGCTGATTTCGGATGGGGAAAACCGGCATGGGTGAGCATTCCTAGTATTCCACTTAAGGATGCGGTTATTTTGATTGATAAAAGAGATGGCAAGGGAATAGAAGCATTATTGACTGTGAGTGAAGAAATCATGGAGCATTTTGAAAGCAACCCGGAGCTGCTTAAATATGCTTCTGTAAATCCAAGGGTCATGTAG